The proteins below are encoded in one region of Pseudomonas helmanticensis:
- a CDS encoding GntR family transcriptional regulator: MIRQVRFDKKQRVVDELVRRIESGLMEDGFLLPGEHQLAQEFNVSRGTLREALAELKRRKYIATQSGVGSIVTFDGVALDQRSGWAQALADSGAMINTEVLRLEAVTRPDLLSRFGTDQFITLDRRRRSTEGTLVSLERSLMPATGGLESLPRVGLIDNSLTITLAAYGYIGERGDQWIGAEPLNAIDAELLGRPEGTVFLKALRTTYDRQNRFMEQVESLLDPVHFRLHLQFGESK; the protein is encoded by the coding sequence ATGATTAGACAGGTACGATTTGACAAGAAACAACGGGTGGTCGACGAACTCGTCCGGCGCATCGAGAGCGGCCTCATGGAGGACGGCTTTCTGTTGCCCGGCGAGCATCAGTTGGCTCAAGAATTCAACGTCAGCCGTGGCACGTTGCGCGAAGCATTGGCCGAACTGAAGCGGCGAAAATACATCGCCACGCAAAGCGGAGTCGGCTCGATCGTCACGTTTGACGGTGTCGCCCTCGATCAACGCAGCGGCTGGGCGCAGGCGCTGGCCGACAGCGGCGCGATGATCAACACCGAAGTGTTGCGCCTGGAAGCCGTGACCCGGCCCGACTTGCTGTCGCGTTTTGGCACCGACCAATTCATCACCCTCGACCGCCGTCGCCGCTCCACCGAAGGCACGCTGGTGTCCCTTGAACGTTCTTTGATGCCGGCGACCGGCGGCCTGGAAAGCCTGCCGCGCGTCGGTCTGATCGACAATTCCCTGACCATCACCCTGGCCGCTTACGGCTATATCGGCGAGCGCGGTGATCAATGGATCGGCGCCGAGCCGTTGAACGCCATCGACGCTGAACTGCTCGGACGTCCGGAAGGCACGGTGTTCCTCAAAGCCTTGCGCACCACTTACGACCGGCAGAACCGTTTCATGGAACAGGTTGAAAGCCTGCTCGACCCGGTGCATTTCCGTCTGCACCTGCAATTTGGAGAATCGAAATGA
- the araG gene encoding L-arabinose ABC transporter ATP-binding protein AraG codes for MHAQVQTQQHSSSGSLRFNGIGKTFPGVKALDAISFVAHPGQVHALMGENGAGKSTLLKILGGAYIPSSGELQIGEQTMAFKSTADSIGSGVAVIHQELHLVPEMTVAENLFLGHLPARFGLINRGALRQQALNCLKGLADEIDPQTKVGRLSLGQRQLVEIAKALSRGAHVIAFDEPTSSLSAREIDRLMAIIGRLRDEGKVVLYVSHRMEEVFRICDAVTVFKDGRYVRTFDDMSQLSHDQLVTCMVGRDIQDIYDYRHRPRGAVALKVDGLLGPGLREPISFEAHKGEILGLFGLVGAGRTELFRLLSGLERHSAGRLELRGHELKLRSPRDAIAAGILLCPEDRKKEGIIPLASVAENINISARGANSGLGCLLRGIWEKGNADRQIKALKVKTPHAGQQIKFLSGGNQQKAILGRWLSMPMKVLLLDEPTRGIDIGAKAEIYQIIHNLAAEGISVIVVSSDLMEVMGISDRILVLCEGALRGEISRDQANESNLLQMALPRHRADGVAN; via the coding sequence ATGCACGCGCAAGTACAGACACAACAACACAGCTCCAGCGGCAGCCTGCGCTTCAACGGGATCGGTAAAACCTTTCCTGGGGTGAAGGCGCTGGACGCCATCAGCTTCGTCGCGCATCCGGGCCAGGTTCATGCCTTGATGGGCGAGAACGGCGCCGGCAAATCAACCCTGCTGAAAATCCTCGGTGGCGCTTACATTCCGAGCAGCGGTGAGTTGCAGATCGGCGAGCAGACCATGGCGTTCAAGTCGACCGCCGACAGCATTGGCAGCGGCGTCGCGGTGATCCACCAGGAGCTGCATCTGGTGCCGGAAATGACCGTCGCCGAAAACCTGTTTCTCGGCCACCTGCCGGCCAGATTCGGTCTGATCAATCGCGGCGCACTGCGCCAGCAAGCGTTGAATTGCCTGAAAGGCCTGGCCGACGAAATCGATCCGCAGACCAAGGTCGGACGCCTGTCTCTCGGTCAGCGGCAATTGGTGGAAATCGCCAAGGCTCTTTCGCGTGGCGCTCATGTCATCGCTTTCGACGAACCGACCAGCAGCCTCTCGGCCCGCGAAATCGACCGTTTGATGGCGATCATCGGCCGCCTGCGCGACGAGGGTAAAGTGGTGCTCTACGTCTCGCACCGAATGGAAGAAGTGTTCCGCATTTGTGACGCGGTGACGGTGTTCAAGGACGGTCGCTACGTGCGCACCTTCGACGACATGAGCCAGTTGAGCCACGATCAACTGGTGACCTGCATGGTCGGCCGCGACATTCAGGACATTTACGATTACCGCCATCGCCCACGCGGCGCCGTGGCGCTGAAGGTCGACGGGTTGCTCGGCCCGGGCCTGCGTGAGCCGATCAGTTTCGAAGCGCACAAAGGTGAAATCCTTGGCCTGTTCGGACTGGTCGGGGCAGGGCGCACCGAGCTGTTTCGCCTGCTCAGCGGACTGGAACGTCACAGTGCCGGACGCCTTGAACTGCGCGGCCACGAACTGAAGCTGCGCTCTCCGCGTGACGCGATTGCCGCCGGGATTCTGCTGTGTCCGGAGGATCGCAAGAAGGAAGGCATCATCCCGCTGGCCAGCGTTGCCGAGAACATCAATATCAGTGCGCGCGGGGCCAATTCCGGTCTCGGTTGCCTGCTGCGCGGCATCTGGGAAAAGGGCAACGCCGACAGGCAAATCAAAGCGCTGAAAGTGAAAACGCCGCACGCCGGTCAGCAGATCAAATTCCTCTCTGGCGGCAATCAGCAGAAGGCCATTCTCGGCCGCTGGCTGTCGATGCCGATGAAGGTCTTGCTGCTCGACGAACCAACGCGCGGCATCGACATCGGCGCCAAGGCCGAGATCTACCAGATCATCCATAACCTCGCCGCCGAGGGCATTTCGGTGATCGTGGTGTCTAGCGACCTGATGGAAGTAATGGGCATTTCCGACCGCATTCTGGTGCTCTGCGAAGGCGCCCTGCGCGGCGAAATCAGCCGTGACCAGGCCAATGAATCCAACCTGCTGCAAATGGCTTTGCCGCGCCACCGCGCTGACGGCGTGGCGAACTGA
- a CDS encoding FadR/GntR family transcriptional regulator produces the protein MSSSFHASTVDWLGSWIAAGQVKPGQTIKVEADLGEQLGVSRTVIREAIKTLVAKGMLEVGPKVGTRVLPVRRWNLFDPQVVGWLSRNGLPENFVDDLLDLRRTIEPMAVRWACERATLEQIEAVQLAYNALERAVDSGIDYNRADQAFHECILAASHNQFIEQMVPALGALLAVSFEVSAADPDELRRTLPIHKDMADAIVARDSARGVWACMTLIDNADLAIKRFYPKVMADKKAS, from the coding sequence ATGTCCAGCAGCTTTCATGCATCCACGGTCGACTGGCTCGGCAGCTGGATCGCCGCCGGCCAGGTCAAACCGGGGCAGACCATCAAGGTCGAAGCCGACCTCGGTGAACAGCTCGGGGTGAGCCGCACCGTCATCCGTGAAGCGATCAAAACCCTCGTTGCCAAAGGCATGCTCGAAGTCGGGCCGAAAGTCGGCACCCGCGTGCTGCCGGTGCGGCGCTGGAACCTGTTCGATCCGCAAGTCGTCGGTTGGCTGTCGCGCAACGGTTTGCCGGAGAACTTCGTCGATGACTTGCTCGACCTGCGTCGCACCATCGAGCCGATGGCCGTGCGCTGGGCCTGTGAGCGGGCAACCCTCGAACAGATCGAAGCGGTGCAACTGGCTTACAACGCCCTTGAGCGCGCCGTCGACAGCGGCATCGATTACAACCGCGCGGATCAGGCCTTCCACGAATGCATTCTCGCCGCGAGCCACAATCAATTCATCGAACAAATGGTCCCGGCGCTCGGCGCATTGCTCGCGGTGTCGTTCGAAGTCTCTGCCGCCGACCCGGATGAACTGCGCCGCACGTTGCCGATCCACAAAGACATGGCCGACGCCATCGTCGCCCGCGATTCCGCTCGCGGCGTGTGGGCGTGCATGACCCTGATCGACAACGCAGACCTGGCGATCAAACGTTTCTACCCGAAAGTCATGGCCGACAAAAAAGCCAGCTGA
- a CDS encoding SMP-30/gluconolactonase/LRE family protein, which yields MTWTALTQHRAQLGEGPFWDAPTQALYWVDIAGKQALRLIGQNVQIWQMPEHVSAFIPCAGGDALVTLSSGVYRLDLDSPGLEPRLTLFCVADPQPGNRPNEARCDGQGCLWLGTMQNNIGENGEDLPITRRSGGLFRVDPDKRVTPLLRGLGIPNTLLWSDDGTTLLFGDSLDSTLHRYFIHTDGNLDAAQVWYGPDQQGGPDGSAMDAEGYIWNARWDGSCLLRLTPDGKVDRKIDLPISRPTSCVFGGEDLKTLYITSAKSPHEHPLDGAVLSMRVDVPGKLCTRFAG from the coding sequence ATGACGTGGACCGCCCTGACCCAACACCGCGCCCAACTCGGTGAAGGCCCGTTCTGGGACGCGCCGACCCAGGCGCTGTACTGGGTTGATATCGCCGGCAAGCAGGCCCTGCGCCTGATCGGCCAGAACGTGCAGATCTGGCAGATGCCCGAGCACGTTTCCGCGTTCATCCCCTGCGCCGGCGGCGATGCACTGGTGACCCTGAGCAGCGGCGTCTACCGCCTCGACCTCGACTCTCCCGGCCTCGAACCGCGCCTGACGTTGTTCTGCGTCGCCGACCCGCAACCCGGCAACCGTCCGAACGAAGCGCGTTGCGATGGCCAAGGTTGCCTGTGGCTCGGCACCATGCAAAACAACATTGGCGAAAACGGCGAGGATCTGCCGATCACTCGCCGCTCTGGGGGCCTGTTCCGGGTTGATCCGGACAAGCGCGTCACGCCATTACTGCGCGGCCTGGGCATCCCTAACACGCTGTTGTGGAGCGACGACGGCACCACGCTGCTGTTCGGCGACAGCCTCGACAGCACGCTGCACCGTTATTTCATTCACACCGATGGCAATCTCGATGCTGCACAAGTCTGGTACGGCCCCGATCAGCAGGGTGGTCCGGACGGTTCGGCGATGGACGCCGAGGGCTATATCTGGAATGCGCGCTGGGATGGCAGTTGCCTGCTACGGCTGACGCCTGACGGTAAGGTCGATCGCAAAATCGACCTGCCGATCAGTCGCCCGACCAGTTGTGTTTTCGGCGGTGAGGACTTGAAAACCCTGTACATCACCAGCGCCAAGAGTCCGCATGAGCATCCGCTCGACGGTGCAGTGCTGTCGATGCGCGTCGATGTGCCAGGAAAGCTCTGCACACGCTTTGCCGGATAA
- a CDS encoding ADP-ribosylglycohydrolase family protein, with translation MTPLNRALGAFYGLALGDALGMPTQSLNRETIKVRFGKITDLQDAGPLQPIAANMPKGSITDDTEQAILVGKLLVEGQGRIEPAILAQRLIEWEAAMQAKGSQDLLGPSTKRAIEMILAGHSPEEAGRYGTTNGAAMRITPVGIAADVAEPQRFIAAVVQACQVTHNTTLGISSAAAVAAVVSAGINGVDLGEALNLGQQIAQQAEAHGHWVAGGRIGSRISWARSISVDSDKALLADLLYDVIGTSVASQESVVVSFALAQQVAIGEMSAFEALCMAASLGGDTDTIAAILGAMLGACLGLECWPAEMIETVKTVNDLELEPLVKGLLTLR, from the coding sequence ATGACCCCGCTCAACCGTGCCCTCGGTGCGTTTTATGGCCTGGCCCTCGGTGATGCGCTGGGCATGCCGACGCAATCGCTGAATCGCGAAACCATCAAGGTTCGTTTCGGCAAGATCACCGATCTGCAGGACGCCGGTCCCTTGCAACCGATCGCCGCGAACATGCCCAAAGGCTCGATCACCGATGACACCGAACAGGCGATTCTGGTCGGCAAGTTGCTGGTCGAAGGCCAGGGCCGCATCGAACCGGCGATCCTCGCGCAACGCCTGATCGAGTGGGAAGCCGCGATGCAGGCCAAGGGCTCGCAGGATTTGCTCGGGCCGTCGACCAAGCGTGCCATCGAAATGATCCTCGCCGGCCATTCGCCGGAAGAGGCCGGGCGCTACGGCACCACCAACGGCGCGGCAATGCGCATCACACCGGTAGGTATCGCGGCAGACGTGGCCGAACCGCAGCGTTTTATTGCGGCGGTGGTGCAGGCCTGTCAGGTGACTCACAACACCACGTTGGGCATTTCCAGCGCGGCGGCGGTGGCGGCGGTGGTGTCCGCCGGTATCAACGGCGTGGACCTGGGCGAGGCGTTGAACCTCGGTCAGCAAATCGCTCAGCAAGCGGAAGCGCACGGTCACTGGGTCGCCGGTGGGCGCATCGGTTCGCGCATCAGTTGGGCGCGCAGCATCAGTGTCGACAGCGACAAAGCGCTGCTCGCAGATTTGCTCTACGACGTCATCGGTACTTCGGTGGCGTCGCAGGAGTCGGTGGTGGTCTCGTTCGCACTGGCGCAGCAAGTGGCGATCGGTGAGATGAGCGCGTTCGAGGCGTTGTGCATGGCGGCAAGCCTGGGTGGCGACACTGACACCATCGCGGCGATTCTCGGGGCAATGCTCGGGGCCTGCCTGGGGCTTGAGTGTTGGCCTGCCGAGATGATCGAGACAGTCAAAACCGTCAATGATCTGGAGCTGGAACCCCTTGTGAAAGGACTCCTCACCCTGCGCTGA
- a CDS encoding purine-cytosine permease family protein translates to MSSANAGQSAGQLETRGIEPVPEAECNGHPLQLFWVWFAANISILGLPLGATLVAFRGLAIWQAIIVAIIGAAGSFAVVGIISIAGRRGRAPSLTLSRAIFGVRGNIGPTLVSLMSRLGWETVNTTTAAFVLLSLCSILFGSPVEAKSAPVLTLIFIAIFVLLTLSVSGLGHATLLVIQKWATYVFGALNLLVGGFLCATIDWSAVFNATPAPMSAMIIGIGTMAAGTGIGWANAGADMSRYQHRSVKAVRLVASAAFGAGIPLVLLITLGGLLSVGNNDLASATDPIVAIRDMLPTWMAVPYLITAFGGLLLSNNLSVYSAGLTTLTLGLKVKRVYAVVVDIVAIFAGSIYFMLIADSFYGPFITFISLLAVPITAWVGIFIVDLIHRHYYSPKDLLDVSPSSAYWYRGGIEWRAFGAWAIAIVLGFSFTTIGTTAQNVWFKGFLSDSWLGHNGLGWIVTFVVAGGIYFVLGGAKDRRAAQTENAHA, encoded by the coding sequence ATGAGTTCAGCAAACGCCGGGCAAAGCGCCGGGCAACTGGAAACCCGTGGCATCGAACCGGTGCCGGAAGCCGAGTGCAACGGTCATCCGCTGCAATTGTTCTGGGTCTGGTTCGCCGCCAACATTTCCATTCTCGGTCTGCCGCTGGGCGCCACGCTGGTCGCGTTTCGCGGGCTGGCGATCTGGCAGGCGATCATTGTCGCGATCATCGGCGCGGCGGGTTCGTTTGCGGTGGTCGGGATCATCTCGATTGCCGGCCGTCGTGGCCGTGCGCCGAGCCTGACGTTGTCGCGAGCGATCTTCGGCGTGCGCGGCAATATCGGCCCGACCCTGGTCTCGCTGATGTCGCGTCTCGGTTGGGAAACGGTCAACACCACCACCGCTGCATTCGTGCTGTTGTCGTTGTGCTCGATCCTGTTCGGTTCGCCGGTTGAAGCGAAAAGTGCGCCGGTGCTGACGCTGATCTTCATCGCGATTTTCGTGCTGCTGACCCTGTCCGTCTCCGGCCTCGGCCACGCGACGCTGCTGGTGATCCAGAAGTGGGCGACCTACGTGTTCGGCGCGCTGAACCTTCTGGTCGGCGGCTTCCTCTGCGCCACCATCGACTGGAGCGCGGTGTTCAACGCCACGCCCGCGCCGATGAGCGCAATGATCATCGGCATCGGCACCATGGCCGCCGGCACCGGCATCGGTTGGGCCAACGCTGGCGCTGACATGTCGCGCTATCAGCATCGCAGCGTCAAAGCCGTGCGCCTGGTTGCTTCAGCGGCATTCGGCGCGGGCATACCACTGGTGTTACTGATCACCCTCGGCGGACTGCTGTCGGTGGGCAACAACGATCTCGCTTCGGCGACTGATCCGATCGTGGCGATTCGCGACATGCTGCCAACCTGGATGGCGGTGCCGTACCTGATCACCGCGTTCGGTGGCCTGCTGCTGTCGAACAACCTGTCGGTGTACTCCGCCGGATTGACGACATTGACGCTGGGCCTGAAGGTCAAACGCGTCTACGCGGTGGTGGTCGATATCGTCGCGATCTTCGCTGGCTCGATCTACTTCATGCTGATCGCCGACAGCTTCTATGGCCCGTTCATCACGTTTATTTCCCTGCTCGCGGTGCCGATTACCGCGTGGGTCGGGATCTTCATCGTCGACCTGATTCACCGTCACTACTACAGCCCGAAAGACCTGCTCGACGTCAGCCCGAGCAGCGCCTACTGGTATCGCGGCGGCATCGAGTGGCGTGCATTCGGTGCGTGGGCGATTGCCATCGTGCTCGGTTTCAGTTTCACCACCATCGGCACCACGGCGCAAAACGTCTGGTTCAAAGGCTTCCTGTCCGACTCGTGGCTTGGACACAACGGCCTCGGCTGGATCGTGACCTTCGTGGTGGCCGGTGGCATTTACTTCGTCCTCGGCGGGGCGAAAGATCGCCGCGCCGCGCAAACCGAGAATGCTCATGCCTAA
- a CDS encoding SDR family oxidoreductase: MAEPLSLPPVPAPPKGERLKNKVVLLTGAAQGIGEAIVAAFASQQAKLVISDIQAEKVEQVAAHWRGQGFDVQALKADVSRQHDLHAMAKRAVELHGRIDVLVNCAGVNVFRDPLQMTDEDWHRCFAIDLDGAWFGCKAVLPQMIEQGVGSIINIASTHSSHIIPGCFPYPVAKHGLLGLTRALGIEYAAKGIRVNAIAPGYIETQLNVDYWNGFADPHAERQRAFDLHPPKRIGQPLEVAMTAVFLASDEAPFINASCITIDGGRSVMYHD, from the coding sequence ATGGCTGAACCTCTTTCCCTGCCGCCGGTGCCCGCACCGCCGAAGGGCGAGCGTCTGAAAAACAAGGTGGTATTGCTGACCGGCGCTGCGCAAGGCATCGGTGAAGCGATCGTTGCTGCGTTCGCCTCGCAGCAAGCGAAATTGGTGATCAGCGATATCCAGGCCGAAAAGGTTGAACAGGTTGCCGCGCATTGGCGCGGGCAGGGCTTTGATGTGCAGGCGCTGAAGGCGGATGTCTCGCGTCAGCACGATCTGCACGCCATGGCCAAACGCGCCGTCGAGTTGCACGGGCGCATCGACGTGCTGGTCAACTGCGCCGGGGTCAACGTATTCCGTGATCCGTTGCAAATGACTGATGAAGACTGGCATCGCTGTTTTGCCATCGACCTCGATGGCGCCTGGTTTGGCTGCAAAGCGGTGCTGCCGCAGATGATCGAGCAGGGCGTTGGCAGCATCATCAACATCGCTTCGACCCATTCCAGCCACATTATCCCCGGCTGCTTTCCGTACCCGGTGGCCAAGCACGGTTTGCTCGGCCTGACCCGCGCGCTCGGGATTGAGTACGCCGCCAAGGGCATTCGCGTCAACGCCATCGCGCCGGGCTATATCGAAACGCAACTGAACGTCGACTACTGGAACGGCTTCGCCGACCCGCACGCTGAGCGCCAGCGCGCCTTCGATCTGCACCCGCCGAAGCGTATCGGCCAGCCGCTCGAAGTGGCGATGACTGCGGTGTTTCTGGCCAGCGACGAAGCACCGTTCATCAACGCGTCATGCATCACCATCGATGGTGGTCGCTCGGTGATGTACCACGACTGA
- a CDS encoding PfkB family carbohydrate kinase, producing MPKMLHTGQVIIDLVMAVEKLPQIGGDVLAQSAGFEAGGGFNVMAAAVRNGLPVVYLGRHGSGRFGDLAREAMNVEGIHIGIGEPASRDTGLCVALTDASAERSFISYIGAEGEVTEEDLNSVAAEAGDYVYLSGYSLLHAGKAQALLDWTLALPDSINVVFDPGPLVESPDSPMMQALLPRIDVWTSNSVEALRFTGAEDIAVALDRLAEHLPKEVLMVVRDGPQGCWIDQHDERRHVPGFAVKALDSNGAGDAHAGVFVAGLAQGLTAYEAARRANAAAALAVTRWGPASSPGAAEVDAFIRESGGV from the coding sequence ATGCCTAAGATGTTGCACACCGGCCAGGTCATTATCGACCTGGTCATGGCCGTGGAAAAACTGCCGCAGATTGGCGGCGATGTGCTCGCGCAATCGGCGGGTTTCGAAGCCGGTGGCGGTTTCAACGTGATGGCGGCGGCGGTGCGTAATGGCTTGCCGGTGGTGTATCTCGGTCGGCATGGCAGCGGGCGTTTCGGCGATCTGGCGCGGGAGGCGATGAATGTTGAAGGCATTCACATCGGCATCGGTGAACCGGCGTCGCGTGACACCGGTTTGTGCGTAGCGCTGACGGATGCCTCGGCCGAGCGCAGTTTCATTTCCTACATCGGTGCTGAAGGTGAAGTGACCGAGGAGGATTTGAACAGTGTCGCGGCCGAGGCGGGCGATTACGTTTATCTCAGCGGCTACAGCCTGCTGCACGCAGGCAAGGCGCAGGCGCTGCTCGACTGGACGCTGGCGCTGCCGGACTCGATCAACGTGGTGTTCGATCCGGGCCCGTTGGTGGAATCACCGGATTCGCCGATGATGCAGGCGCTGCTGCCGCGCATCGATGTGTGGACCAGCAACAGTGTTGAAGCGCTGCGGTTTACCGGTGCTGAAGACATCGCGGTGGCGCTGGATCGACTCGCGGAGCATCTGCCCAAAGAGGTGCTGATGGTGGTGCGTGACGGGCCGCAGGGCTGCTGGATTGATCAGCACGACGAGCGTCGGCATGTGCCGGGGTTTGCCGTGAAAGCACTGGACAGCAATGGTGCTGGCGATGCGCATGCCGGGGTGTTTGTCGCCGGGTTGGCGCAGGGCTTGACGGCGTACGAAGCAGCGCGGCGGGCGAATGCGGCGGCGGCTTTGGCGGTGACGCGCTGGGGGCCGGCGAGCTCGCCGGGGGCGGCTGAGGTGGATGCGTTTATCCGCGAGTCCGGCGGCGTCTGA
- a CDS encoding substrate-binding domain-containing protein codes for MKRRFGIRTLCTTALAVTAFSLSSSLLAADTVKIGFLVKQAEEPWFQTEWAFAEKAAKDKGFELIKIAVPDGEKTLSAIDSLAANGAKGFVICPPDVSLGPAIMAKAKLNDLKVIAVDDRFVDANGKFMEDVPYLGMAAFEVGQKQGNAMVAEAKKRNWDWKDTYAVVNTYNELDTGKKRTDGSVKSLEDAGLPKDHILFAALKTLDVPGSMDATNSALVKLPSAAKNLIIGGMNDNTVLGGVRATEAAGFAAANVIGIGINGTDAIGELKKPNSGFFGSMLPSPHIEGYNTASMMFEWVTTGKEPPKYTAMDDVTLITRENFKQELEKIGLWN; via the coding sequence ATGAAACGTCGTTTCGGGATTCGTACCCTGTGCACTACCGCCCTGGCGGTCACTGCATTCAGCCTGAGCAGTTCGCTGCTCGCTGCCGACACCGTGAAGATCGGTTTTCTGGTCAAACAGGCGGAAGAACCGTGGTTCCAGACCGAGTGGGCCTTCGCCGAGAAAGCCGCCAAGGACAAGGGCTTCGAACTGATCAAGATCGCCGTGCCGGATGGCGAGAAAACCCTCTCGGCCATCGACAGCCTCGCCGCCAACGGCGCCAAGGGTTTCGTGATCTGCCCGCCGGACGTGTCGCTCGGCCCGGCAATCATGGCCAAAGCCAAACTCAATGACCTGAAAGTGATTGCCGTCGACGACCGTTTCGTCGACGCCAACGGCAAGTTCATGGAAGACGTGCCGTACCTCGGCATGGCTGCGTTCGAAGTTGGCCAGAAGCAGGGCAACGCGATGGTTGCCGAAGCGAAGAAGCGTAACTGGGACTGGAAAGACACTTACGCTGTGGTCAACACCTACAACGAACTCGACACCGGCAAGAAGCGCACCGACGGCTCGGTGAAATCCCTTGAAGACGCCGGCCTGCCGAAAGACCACATCCTCTTCGCTGCGCTGAAAACCCTCGACGTACCGGGCAGCATGGACGCCACCAACTCGGCACTGGTGAAACTGCCGAGCGCGGCGAAAAACCTGATCATCGGCGGCATGAACGACAACACCGTACTCGGCGGCGTACGCGCCACCGAAGCCGCCGGTTTTGCTGCGGCCAATGTGATCGGCATCGGCATCAACGGCACCGACGCCATCGGCGAACTGAAAAAGCCTAACAGCGGCTTCTTCGGCTCGATGCTGCCAAGCCCGCACATCGAGGGCTACAACACCGCGAGCATGATGTTCGAGTGGGTCACCACCGGCAAAGAACCGCCGAAGTACACCGCAATGGACGACGTCACCCTGATCACCCGCGAGAACTTCAAGCAAGAGCTGGAAAAAATCGGCTTGTGGAACTGA
- a CDS encoding Rho termination factor N-terminal domain-containing protein has product MPRGSKDKYTAEQKRKAEHIEDSYEKKGVSKDEAEARAWATVNKQSGGGDKAGGSGRKKPASAKSEDRQESSRRAVASRKGHTRNSKASRDTQTVDSLMKEARDKKIPGRSSMRKQELIEALRKAS; this is encoded by the coding sequence ATGCCTCGTGGAAGCAAAGACAAATACACCGCCGAGCAGAAACGCAAGGCTGAACACATCGAAGACAGCTACGAGAAAAAGGGCGTGTCGAAAGATGAAGCCGAGGCGCGGGCCTGGGCGACGGTCAACAAACAATCGGGCGGCGGCGACAAGGCCGGAGGTTCCGGGCGCAAAAAACCGGCGAGCGCCAAGTCCGAAGACCGCCAGGAATCATCACGGCGCGCGGTGGCCAGTCGCAAGGGGCATACGCGCAACAGCAAAGCTTCGCGGGATACGCAGACGGTCGACAGTTTAATGAAGGAGGCGCGGGATAAAAAGATTCCCGGGCGGTCTTCGATGCGCAAACAAGAGTTGATCGAAGCGTTGCGCAAGGCTAGCTGA
- the araH gene encoding L-arabinose ABC transporter permease AraH, which produces MTTQKETLPTERKPLDMRRFLDDWVMLLAAIGIFIACTLLIDNFLSPLNMRGLGLAISTTGIAACTMLYCLASGHFDLSVGSVIACAGVVAAVVMRDTNSVFLGVCAALVMGLIVGLINGIVIAKLRVNALITTLATMQIVRGLAYIFANGKAVGVSQESFFVFGNGQLFGVPVPILITIVCFLFFGWLLNYTTYGRNTMAIGGNQEAALLAGVNVDRTKIIIFAVHGVIGALAGVILASRMTSGQPMIGQGFELTVISACVLGGVSLSGGIGMIRHVIAGVLILAIIENAMNLKNIDTFYQYVIRGSILLLAVVIDRLKQR; this is translated from the coding sequence ATGACAACCCAGAAAGAAACCCTGCCGACCGAGCGCAAACCACTGGACATGCGCCGCTTCCTCGATGACTGGGTGATGTTGCTCGCGGCGATCGGCATCTTCATTGCCTGCACGCTGCTGATCGACAACTTCCTTTCGCCGCTGAACATGCGCGGTCTGGGCCTGGCGATTTCCACTACCGGGATTGCCGCGTGCACGATGCTGTACTGCCTCGCGTCGGGGCATTTCGACTTGTCGGTGGGTTCGGTGATTGCCTGCGCCGGCGTGGTCGCAGCCGTAGTGATGCGTGACACCAATAGCGTGTTTCTCGGTGTGTGCGCGGCGCTGGTGATGGGCCTGATTGTCGGGTTGATCAATGGCATTGTGATTGCCAAGTTGCGGGTCAATGCGTTGATCACGACGTTGGCGACCATGCAGATCGTTCGCGGTCTGGCGTACATTTTTGCCAACGGCAAAGCGGTGGGCGTGTCGCAGGAATCGTTCTTCGTCTTCGGTAACGGCCAGTTGTTCGGCGTGCCGGTACCGATCCTGATCACCATTGTCTGCTTTCTGTTTTTCGGCTGGCTGCTGAATTACACCACCTATGGGCGCAACACCATGGCCATCGGTGGCAACCAGGAAGCCGCGTTGCTGGCGGGCGTGAACGTTGATCGCACCAAGATCATTATCTTTGCGGTGCACGGTGTGATTGGCGCGTTGGCCGGGGTGATTCTGGCGTCGCGGATGACCTCGGGGCAGCCAATGATTGGCCAGGGTTTTGAGCTGACGGTGATCTCGGCTTGCGTGTTAGGCGGGGTATCGTTGAGCGGCGGGATTGGCATGATTCGGCATGTGATTGCCGGGGTGTTGATTCTGGCGATCATCGAGAATGCGATGAACCTGAAGAATATTGATACCTTCTACCAGTACGTGATTCGCGGGTCGATTCTGTTGCTGGCGGTGGTCATCGACCGCCTCAAACAACGCTGA